The segment TCAGGCTGTGTACCTGGCTTTGCACCTGAGCCATGACATGTATCACATGTTTCATCCTTTGGAATTTCAATTTCTGTTTCTTTTCCAAAAATAGCTTCCTCAAATTTGATGTTCATGCGATATTGTAAATCATCACCTTTACGTGGTGCATTGGGGTCTTGACGGCGACCACCACCGCCAAAGAATGAGCTGAAAATATCCTCGAAGCCGCCAAAGCCACCGCCTCCGAAGCCACCGCCAAAGCCTGCATTTGGGTCTTCATGACCAAATTGGTCGTAGCGTGCTTTTTTCTCATCATCACTTAATACTTCGTATGCTTCAGCGATTTCTTTGAATTTTTCATCTGCACCTGGCTCTTTGTTCAGGTCAGGGTGATATTGTTTTGATAATTTACGATATGCTTTTTTAATCTCATCTTTTGTAGCTGATTTTGTTAAACCTAGCACCTCGTAATAATCGCGTTTCTCCATTATTCACACTCCGCTCTATTTGCATAAAATCTATTGTACCATGCAGTCGCTAAAACTGCCTTATTTTTTCGCTGAATCATTGATAAGCGCAAAATTTTGTTAGCGTATGCAATGATTTTGCCAATCATATAATTTACTCGTATCATAACCTCGCAATAAGAAAAGCCAAAGCCGCAAGCGGTCTTTGGCTTTTTCACTTAACTGTGCTGTGTATTATTTATCGTCTTTTACTTCTTCAAAGTCAGCATCTACAACACCATCATCTTTTTTGCCAGCGTCTGCACCTGCTTCGCCGCCTTGTGCTGCTTGAGCCGCTGCTGCTGCCTGCTCATACACTTTCATCACAAGTGGTTGTAACACGCCTTCTAATTTTTCTTTAGCTGCTTTAATGCCCTCTAATTCACCAGCTTCAAGCGCTTTTTTCAATTCATCACGAGCATCTTCAACAGATTTTTTCTCATCTTCTGTAATTTGCTCACCAAGGTCAGCAATTGTTTTGTCCACTTGGAATACTAATTGGTCTGCTTCGTTACGAAGATCTGCTTCTTCTTTACGTTTAGCATCTGCTTCAGCATTAGCTTCAGCGTCTTTTACCATACGTTCGATTTCTTCCTCAGATAAGCCAGAATCAGATTGGATTACAATTGTTTGTTCTTTATTTGTACCAAGGTCTTTTGCTTTTACAGATACGATACCGTTTTTATCAATATCGAATGTTACCTCGATTTGTGGTACACCACGTGGCGCTGGTGGAATATCTGCTAATTGGAAGCGACCTAATGTTTTGTTGTCAGCTGCCATTGAGCGTTCACCTTGTAACACATGAATATCTACCGCTGGTTGGTTATCAGCTGCTGTAGAGAATACTTGTGATTTAGATGTAGGGATTGTTGTGTTACGGTCAATTAACTTTGTAAATACGCCACCCATTGTTTCAATACCAAGTGAAAGTGGTGTTACATCAAGTAAAACAACATCTTTTACATCTCCTGTTAAAACGCCACCTTGTACAGCAGCACCCATTGCCACAACCTCGTCAGGGTTTACACCACGGTGAGGCTCTTTACCAGTTTCTTTACGTACCGCTTCTTGTACTGCTGGAATACGTGTAGAACCACCAACTAAAATAACTTGGTCAATTTCTGATGTAGAAAGACCAGCATCTGATAATGCTTGACGTACTGGACCTACTGTACGATTCACTAATGGTAAAGTAATTTCGTCAAATTTCGCACGTGTTAAAGAAATTTCTAAGTGTAACGGACCCGCTTCACCAGCTGTAATAAACGGTAAAGAAATTTGTGTAGATGTTACGCCAGATAAATCTTTTTTCGCTTTTTCTGCCGCATCTTTTAAACGCTGCATTGCCATTTTATCTTTTGATAAGTCAATGCCATTTTCTTTTTTGAATTCAGCAACAAGATATTCGATTACTGCATCATCGAAATCATCCCCACCAAGTTTGTTGTCTCCAGCAGTTGCTAACACTTCAAAGACACCATCACCTAGCTCAAGGATAGATACGTCAAATGTACCACCACCAAGGTCAAATACTAATACTTTTTGGTCTGTATCTTGTTTGTCTAAGCCATAAGCAAGTGCAGCAGCAGTTGGCTCGTTAATAATACGCTCTACTTCAAGACCAGCAATCTTACCAGCGTCTTTTGTTGCTTGACGTTGTGCATCATTAAAGTAAGCAGGTACTGTAATAACTGCTTTTGTTACTTTTTCACCTAAGTAGTCTTCTGCATAGCCTTTTAAGTATTGAAGAATCATTGCAGATACTTCTTGTGGTGTATATTCTTTATCTTCAATTTTTACTTTTTCAGCTGTACCCATTTTTGATTTGATCGACATAATTGTGTTAGGATTTGTTACTGATTGACGTTTCGCTACTTCACCAACTTGACGTTCGCCATTTTTAAACGCCACAACAGATGGTGTTGTACGGTTACCTTCTGGGTTTGGAATTACTTTCGGTTCCCCACCTTCAAGTACAGAAACGCAAGAGTTTGTTGTTCCTAAGTCAATACCGATAATTTTGCTCATTTAAAATTTCCTCCTATTATTTCAACGCAAAGGATGCGTTTTCTCACTAGCTATAATTGATAAAATAGTACAATGACTATTCGTTCACAGATACCATTGTTGGGCGTAATACACGATCTTTCAGCATATACCCTTTTTGCAGCTCGCGTAAAACAACGCCTGCTTCTTTTTCACTATCTTGCTCTTGCATAACAGCTTGATGAACATTTGGATCAAATGGCTCACCTTCTGCTTTAATCACTTGCAAGCCTTCTTTTTCTGTTGCTTCTATTAAAGAGCGATAGACCATTTCAATTCCTTTAATAATAGATGCAGCTTCTTCTGAAGTTGTTTCTACTTGTAAAGCACGCTCAAAATTATCAAGAACTGGCAATAAATCAGCGAGTAAGCTTTGTGCTCGATATTTTTCAGCAGCCTCACGATCTATTTGTTGGCGGCGGCGCATATTATCAAAGTCAGCACGTAGGCGTAGATGACGGTTTTCCTCATCTGCCAATTTCGCTTCAAGCTCGGCAATCTTCGCCTCATACTGCTCTTCTATTGATAATTCTACTTCTTCTTGTACCTCTACTGTTTCTTCTGCAGTGTCAGCCTGTACATTTTCTTGCTTCTGTACATCCTCTTGTACTAGGTCTTTGTTTTCAGTTGTTTCTGTCACTTGAATCCTCCTCATTATTGCTCATTAAAATTCTTTGTAAGGGCCTGCGTTAAATCCAAGCGCATTACATCTAATAACGCTACAACACGCTTATAATCCATACGTGTTGGACCAATGATAGCAATAGCTCCCTGTTGATCATCGCCAATGGAGTAGGTAGTTGTAATCACACTACAGTTTTCCATTTCTAATTGTTTGTTTTCTGACCCTATCCGAATATGAATGCCTGATTCATTTGGATGGAAAAGTGACTGTACTTGGCTTGTCGTTTCCATCAAGTCTAAAATCATACGAACTTTATTCAGATCATGGAATTCTGGTTGGTTAAACATATTTGTTTTGCCACCATAGAAAATCTTACTTTCTGAATTATGCATCGTTGCCGTTACAAGCGCATGAATAAAATCATCCGCTGAGCGAACGTGCTGCTGTAAAACGGCTAGCACTTCGGCCTCAAGCGTTTTATGAATATCTTCTAACGATACACCAATTAAGCGTTCATTTAAAATATTTACCATTTTCTCTAAATCAGAAGCGGTAACACCCGGTGGTAAGGTAAACATGCGATTTTCAACATGTCCTTTGTTCGTCACAATAATTGCTACTGCGGTATCGCTAGAAAGCGGCACAATGGAAAATCGTTTAACACGATGTCTTTGAACATCAGGTCCTAAAAGGATGGACGTATATGATGTCAGCTCTGATAAAATATTCGCTGACTTTCGGATAATATGCTCTACTTCTACAAGACGATCATTAAAAATTGATTGAATTTGTTGAATGTCCCTTGAGTTAATACCTTGTGGGTGCAACAAATGATCTACATAAAATCTATAACCCTTTTCCGAAGGCACTCGACCAGAGGAAGTATGTGTTTTTTCTAAAAATCCCAGTTCCTCTAAATCCGCCATTTCATTTCGAATAGTAGCTGGACTAAATGTAATCCCTTGTTTTTTGGAGATTTGGCGAGAACCTACCGGCTGCGCAGACATAATAAAATCGTCTACAATTACTTGCAATATTTGTAACTGCCGATTTGTTAGCATGATTATCACCTCTGTTAGCACTCAACTAAGAGGAGTGCTAATACTATTATTAAGTTATCAAATCCCACTTTTTATGTCAATGAAATCGCTCAATCTTCTTATAAAAATTGTTGAAATACTTCATTGCCTACAAAACGTCCTTTTCTTGTAAGACGAATTCCTTTATGGTCGTGTTCTAAAAGACCGTTTGCTACTAAGTTTTCAATAACAGCAGAATAATGTGCCATCATTGGTGCTTGAAATTTTTCTTCATATATTTTGTGCAAAACGCCCTCTGTTTTACGCAATCCTAAAAACATCTGCTCTTCTCGCTTCTCAGCTTGTGTGACAGTATGCTGATGCACAATTGGTAGCTCTCCTGCTAAAACAGCATCCATATATTTTTTTAATGGGCCGTGATTGGAATAGCGTACACCCGCTAAATAGCCATGAGCACCAGCGCCCAAGCCTATATATTCGTCATTATCCCAGTAAATTTTATTATGAATGGAATCAAAGCCAGGCTTTGCAAAATTACTGATTTCATATTGTTGACGTCCATGCAATGCCATCTGTTGCATTAACACATCATACATATCCGCCTCTAAATCTTCTGTCGGTAAATGTAGCTTCCCCTTTGTATACTGATTATAAAAAATCGTTTTTGGCTCTACAATAAGGGAGTAAGCTGAAAAATGCGGCAAATCAAGCGCCAATGCTTTGTTCAATGATTCCTGCCATTGCGCCATCGTTTGCCCCGGCAGACCATACATTAAATCAATGCTAATATTGTGGAAGCCAATCTTTTTAGCCAAAGCGATTGTTTCATAGACATGCTCATTGCTATGAGTACGTCCAATCTTCTTTAATAGCCCTTGGTCAAAGGATTGTACACCCATGCTTAAGCGATTAACGCCACCATCCAGCAATACTTGTAGCTTCTCAGCTGATAATTCATCAGGATTTGCCTCTGATGTAAATTCTGTCACACTATCCATTGGAATATACATTTGAATCAGTGTAAGCAGCTTGTCCAATTGCTGCGGAGCTAAAGCGGTTGGTGTGCCTCCACCCAGAAAAATTGTTTCAATATGACGAAAATGTGCAGGGTATTTTTCTGTCACAAGTGCCATTTCTTTTCCCAATGCTTCTATATATTCATCGACAGGCTGATTTTTAAAATAAAATTTATTGAAATCACAATAATTACAGATTTGATGACAGAAAGGAATGTGAATATAAACACCTCGTGCCACAGCAATCCCTTCTTTCTTGTTAAGTCTTTTCCATTTCTACATTATAACCAATCCATGCAAGGAACGCTATGAATCCCATCTAGTCAGCTTTACACATCTATATCTCCTTTTTCATCCAAGCAAAAAAGTATGCTAAAATCCATCATTCTAGCATACTTTACCTTATAATATGAAAGATTTTACTAGTCATCTTTCTTTATTGTCAGAGCTGGACCAAGCTTATTACCCTCCATATCGACAGGAAAAAGCTTATAATTTTTCTCTGTTAAATAAAGTGCATCCACGCGACTGCCCCATTTAGTACCTTCATGATTTAATGAATAAGGCTGTTTAAAATGCCATGTTTTCCCTCCCTTTGATTGAATTTTAAACGGAATCGCATCATTAACCAGACGTTGCTCTGTATAAAAATAAATTGTTGTCGAAATCGGTGTTGACACAATCCTGTCAATCTTTACTTCCTGCTGATCGACATGCTTGACTTTTTTTTCTACAGTAAAAACATGACGATCCTCTTGTAATTGCTCTTGTGAAGCCTCTACTTGAAATTCCCATGGCTCTTCGATGGGTGTTTCTACGTTCCAATCTTTATAACGAATGTCCAATTGTAAGCTATCACCTTTTGGTAAATTGTCCATCTTTATACTATTATAGATGGTATACGCTTTAGTAGATTGTGCAATGGACTGACCTCCACTGCGCACCATATAATCTTTACCATTAATAAGTATTTGCGGAAAGAAAAATAACTGATGACCTGGCGCAAACGTCTTTCCAGGTTCGAAGGTTGCATTTAGTAAAATTTGATTGTCATCAATGATTACTTCATGTAATGTTAAACATCCTAAGCTATTTTTAGAGGTTTTCTCTACTTCAGTTTTGTAGGCTTCAAATGCTACTTCCTTATCCCACCACAAATACAGCACAGCACCACTAGCAACTATCAATAACAGGAATGCAGCCATAACCCATTTTTTGCGTCCTCGATTTTCCTTATCCAGATCGATAACTCGAAGCATATCATCAGCCAACATGTACACCTCTTTTTAAAAATAGTTATGATTTATTGTAGTTAATAATGAGGCATTATATAACCTATATTGAATGACAGGCTGGGAGAATTTCGCTATGTATAAAAGGAATCCTAAAATTCCTTTATTGTTGGTGACGAGCTTTACTCGCTTCCTGCATTAAATAATCCACAAATACATCATCTCTTACTAGCCATGCTTGAAAGTTTCTTTTTAAAAAACATTCCGCTTCATAAAAGCTTGTAAAGGTATGCGTTAAAGGTATTTTATCTTTTTCAATTACCCAGTCAATCTCGTTCTTTGAATACAGCATAAATAATTCATCGTGCTGATTTTTATAAAAAGTACCAAATGTAGAGCCCTTTAAGTTATAGCGATTTCGTTTGGCATCCTCAGGTATTGGCTCAATATGGAATGTCGCTAACACAAACTGCTTATAAGCCTCCTCTGTTAAAGAACAACCAGCCGCTTTTTGATGCCCTCCTCCCTCAAATGCTGCCGCAATAGATGAAACATCTATATGCTCATGAATTGTACGCAAGGACATTTTTTTATTGCCCATATTAATCATGGCTATATAGTCAAGATGTACATTGTCATTGCCCAATTCATTGCCCAGCTCAGAAAGATAGGACTCTGCATAGACAACACCTACATAGAAATCTCCTATATTCGTTTGTATAAGCTCTCGTTTTTTTCGTCGAATATAACGCTCTATTTTGTCTTCTTCCATACTTAAAATTTTCTTTTCGAATTCATCAAAATCAAAATGCTCACTTGTTTTTAAGCGCTCCAGCATTTTCTCCTCAAATTCATCAATGGATACTAAGAAAAAGAGGGCATTGAGCCGCTGTGCTTGAAAATTTTCATTCTTTTCCCATTCCCATGTATCGTACTGTCTTATTAACTCTACAAATTCTGTTATAGCAGCCGTTCTTTCCAATAAGCCCTGTGCCACAAGATAGTGATAAAATAAAGATGTGGCTGATGTTAATAAACCTTGCTCATCTTCAATTAATACCCTTCCCCATTCATAATGATTGAAATGAAGGGCTGTTTTATGATGGTCCAGCAATTGTACATTACCAGTCGCTTGATAATAATCATTTAACAGTTGCTCATTCGTTTCATTTGGCGAAAGGTCTGTAATAAACAAAAAAGTATTTTGGTGATCATTTTCCAAAAAGAATTCAATCTCTCGATCTAATGAAGCAATGGAATTGTAGCGTATTTTTACTTTATCCTGAAAGGCAAGCTTTGCTAAAATGCCACACCCTACACCATCTAAATCGTTATGTGATAATAATTTATACATGTCTTCACCTCAAAAAGTAGTATGGTTGTTTTTCCGAAATTCAAACAAAAAGACGTTCTATCAATTACGCCCCAGCGTAATTGTACCTGTCGCTAATGCTTTCGGTACATAAAGCATCTGCCGCTTTCGATCCAAAAAGAATTTGCTGAAATGACCACGCTTCGATCTATCATGAAAAGATTTATCATTGAATAGAAATAACCATGACTACAAGAAGAAAGGAAACTGTCAATGAAACGAAAAATAATTTATACCGGAATTGGCATTTTATTTATCTTTGCTTTAGCATTTTCAGCATATAAATTGATGAATGCCCGAAACTATCAACTATTTGGTAATATTACCTCTCATATTGAAACCCATGAAAAAGTCGTTGCCTTAACGTTCGATGATGGACCTACTCAAAATACAGATGCTATTTTAACGCTTTTAGATACCTACAATGTGAAAGCAACCTTTTTCTTAATAGGTAAGGACATTGAAGAAAATCCTGAAGAGGCGAAAAAAATTGCTGAGGCAGGACATCAAATTGGCAATCATACGTATTCACACAAACGTATGGTATTCAAAAGTCAAAGCTTTATCAAAAGCGAAATCGAAAAAACAGATGCGTTAATTGCCAGTATTGGCTATACAGAAACACCTGCTGTTAGACCACCACATGGTAAAAAACTAATAGGCTTTCCCTATTATTTAAACAAGCACCATCGTAAAACCATTACATGGAATTTGGAGCCTGATACTTACTATACATCGACTGAGGATAAGATCACGTATATCAAAGAAAATATTCAACCTGGCTCAATTATACTTATGCACCCGATGTATGATACAACAGGCAAGGAATTGCAAACAATTGAAAAGGTTTTACAAACCCTTATCGATGATGGCTATACATTTGTAACGATTGAAGAACTACAAAAATTTAAAAATTAATTACTTTTACCTGTGAGGAAAAAATCTGCAACTTCATCGTTGCAGATTTTTTTATAACGTTAGTAGTTATAAAGCATTACATTATCAATAGTTTAAAATATAATTTCCCTCTTCTATTCACCTTCCTAACAAGGGCATAACCTTACTCTACTCTGAATTTAAAATTTTCGGAAATATTAATAAATATTTTTCTACTAAAATATAAGCCCCATCTATGCTATTATAACTCTAGTATAATGTCCTATTCTTATCGGATTAAAAACAAAGGAAAAACGAACTATAAAAGGATGATGATGATGAAAAATATCCAACAATTATTCCAGAGCGAAGATGGAAATATCCAACAACGAGAGCATTTTTTATTGCTATTAGAGAAAATTATGTCTTCCTTAGATGCTTTAAAAAACCCAAATACAACAACTCTTGGCCCAATAAAGGAGCGTTCTGCTAATTTTTATCAGGAGCTTATGCAGGAGCATGATGTGCCAGCAGCAGGCATTGGGCTTGAGCAAGTTGTAGAACAATTAACACAATTAATGCAAGGCCACCCTTACCATACACGTAACTTTGTAACAAATGTGTTACCAATGGCAAGCATTCCTGGTGTATTAGGTCAATTTACCACTGCACTACTAAATGGGAATAATTTATGGGATGTTTATGGACCTGCTGCTGCGGAATGTGAAGTCAAGGTCATAGCAATGATGTCCAAATTAGTTGGCTATGACTATACAAAAAGCTTTGGCTATACAACTTGGGGCGGACAGGGTGCTGTATTTAGCGGGCTACGTCTTGCTATCGCAAAGCAATTCCCACAGGCAAAGGAAAATGGCATACCAAATAATTTATATTGCTTTGCTTCAGAAAATGCACATTACAGCTTATTAAAATCGGTAGAAGCGGTAGGTATCGGCAGCAAGCATTTAGTGCGTGTGAAAGCAGGCAAAGATCACTCAATGGATGTGGAAGATTTACGTATGCGTATGACTGAAGTAGTTGAAAATGGCGGTATCCCGATTTATGTTGTCGCAACAACGGGCGCAACGGACCAATTTGGTATTGATGATGTACAAGCTATTAAAGAGGTAACAACAAGTCTTGAGAAAAAATACAACCTGCAACCAGTACATATTCATGCAGATTCAGCTTTAGGCGGTTTTTATGCGTTCTTTAATGACTATGATTTCAATAATAACCCACTACAGCTTGAGGAGCATGTTTTACAAGGGCTATTACAAATACAGAGCCGCATGCAGCATCTAGCCATTGCGGACAGCCTATGCTTTGACTTCCAAAAACTTGGACAAACACCTTATTTAACGAGCTTATTTTTATTAAAAGAAGGTAAGCATTTAGAGCTATTAGATATCGAAGACTTTGATACACCTTATGTTGGTAACCGAGGCTATGGTTCTTATCATACAGGCTATACATTGGAATGCTCTCGTATGGGCAGTTCTATCGCTATTTTTGCTGCATTACAAGCATTTGGTAAAGAAGGCTATCAACAATTACTCGCTAATTATGTACGAGTGAATCTAGCATTCCGCGCACAATTAGCAGAGAAAATACCAATGCTACAAGTTGTCAATGCACCAAATATCGGACCTGTTACAGCCTTTCGTTTATACCCTGAAGGCTTGAACTGGCAAGCCGAGCAAGCTGGTCATTATACACAAGATCAAATCGAACATATTAATGCTATGAATGCCTCTTTCTTTGAAATTATTGGCGAAGGCCGAGAGGAAGTATTTTTCGGTGACACAACACGCGTCTGCACAGTGAAGGCAAGTGATACAGCACAATCTGTTCCTGTTGCTGCAGCAAAATTCTTCTCAATTTCTCCTTATACTGAAACAGTGCATATTCCGAATATGATTGATTTCTTACAGGAAAAGCTTAACGTTTTGGAGGCAGCTCACCATGCGTATCATTAATAAATTTAAAAGTTCATTACTCTATAAATATATAGCTAGCTTTACCATACCAATAGCGATTATTTCAGTGTTATTTAGCATCGTGTTGTTTGTTGTTTCCTACCGTATTATTGATAATTTTGTACTAACACAATTTGAAGCTTCCCTTGAAACAACATCAAATGCTATTTTTGAAAACATTGAAAAAAATGATGTTGTTGCAGCGGATAATAGCAATCCTGATAAATATAAAAAGTTATTAGAGCAATTAAATGCAGCCGTTAAAAAATATGATATTGAAAATGCCTATGTTCTTTCAAGGGCAAATGGTAAGGAGCATATTGTTGCTTTAAGTAATACTGACAACCATCATCAGGACTATGTATTTGATGAAAAAATGCATGTAGCTCTGGATAATGGCTCTCCGCAAGTAAGTGATATTTATACAGATGAATATGGCACTCATAAATCGATCTTTATTCCATTTAACAATACAGATATTATTTTTGGCTTGGATATGGATGCATCTTTTATCTCTAAGCTCCAAACAGAAACACTGTGGATTTGTATTGTGATGACGATTATCTTTATTATTTTTGGGGTTATTGTCGCTTACTTTATTAGTATCGGCATTACAAAGCCGATTAAAAAAATGACCCATTATGTGGAGAAGGTAGCACAGGGAGATTTAGTGGTAGAGCCGCTTCAAATTCATGGCAACAATGAAATTGCACAGCTAGCAACAGGCATTGAAGAGATGACTCAGGACTTACGTGCTCTTATTGAACAAATAGCCCAAAATGCTGAACAAGTAGCTGCCATGTCTGAAGAATTAACAGCAAGCTCTGAGCAAACAAGTGCATCCATTCAGCAAATTACCTCCTCCATGCAAGAGGTGGCAGCAGGATCAGAAAAGCAAACAGCTGCTATCGAAGATGTGGAAAGTCATATTACAGAGATTTCTAGCAAAATGACAGAGGTTGTGACAAGCGTTAATGATGTGACAGATAAAGCATTCCAAACATCTGCTATTTCAGAGAAGGGCAATGCAACCATTCAAGAAGCAACAGAAAAAATGTCCATCACCTCTCAAGCGATTCAGGAATCAAGCTCGGTTGTAGAACGCTTAAGCATTTATACAAATGAAATTGGTGATATTGTCACACTAATTACCCAAATTACAGATCAAACAAATTTACTTGCTTTAAATGCTTCCATTGAGGCAGCCCGTGCAGGCGAACATGGGAAAGGCTTTGCCGTTGTTGCCGAAGAAGTTCGGAAGCTAGCCGATCAATCGTTAGCAGCCACAAATAGT is part of the Lysinibacillus sp. FSL K6-0232 genome and harbors:
- the dnaK gene encoding molecular chaperone DnaK, with protein sequence MSKIIGIDLGTTNSCVSVLEGGEPKVIPNPEGNRTTPSVVAFKNGERQVGEVAKRQSVTNPNTIMSIKSKMGTAEKVKIEDKEYTPQEVSAMILQYLKGYAEDYLGEKVTKAVITVPAYFNDAQRQATKDAGKIAGLEVERIINEPTAAALAYGLDKQDTDQKVLVFDLGGGTFDVSILELGDGVFEVLATAGDNKLGGDDFDDAVIEYLVAEFKKENGIDLSKDKMAMQRLKDAAEKAKKDLSGVTSTQISLPFITAGEAGPLHLEISLTRAKFDEITLPLVNRTVGPVRQALSDAGLSTSEIDQVILVGGSTRIPAVQEAVRKETGKEPHRGVNPDEVVAMGAAVQGGVLTGDVKDVVLLDVTPLSLGIETMGGVFTKLIDRNTTIPTSKSQVFSTAADNQPAVDIHVLQGERSMAADNKTLGRFQLADIPPAPRGVPQIEVTFDIDKNGIVSVKAKDLGTNKEQTIVIQSDSGLSEEEIERMVKDAEANAEADAKRKEEADLRNEADQLVFQVDKTIADLGEQITEDEKKSVEDARDELKKALEAGELEGIKAAKEKLEGVLQPLVMKVYEQAAAAAQAAQGGEAGADAGKKDDGVVDADFEEVKDDK
- the grpE gene encoding nucleotide exchange factor GrpE, with product MTETTENKDLVQEDVQKQENVQADTAEETVEVQEEVELSIEEQYEAKIAELEAKLADEENRHLRLRADFDNMRRRQQIDREAAEKYRAQSLLADLLPVLDNFERALQVETTSEEAASIIKGIEMVYRSLIEATEKEGLQVIKAEGEPFDPNVHQAVMQEQDSEKEAGVVLRELQKGYMLKDRVLRPTMVSVNE
- the hrcA gene encoding heat-inducible transcriptional repressor HrcA: MLTNRQLQILQVIVDDFIMSAQPVGSRQISKKQGITFSPATIRNEMADLEELGFLEKTHTSSGRVPSEKGYRFYVDHLLHPQGINSRDIQQIQSIFNDRLVEVEHIIRKSANILSELTSYTSILLGPDVQRHRVKRFSIVPLSSDTAVAIIVTNKGHVENRMFTLPPGVTASDLEKMVNILNERLIGVSLEDIHKTLEAEVLAVLQQHVRSADDFIHALVTATMHNSESKIFYGGKTNMFNQPEFHDLNKVRMILDLMETTSQVQSLFHPNESGIHIRIGSENKQLEMENCSVITTTYSIGDDQQGAIAIIGPTRMDYKRVVALLDVMRLDLTQALTKNFNEQ
- the hemW gene encoding radical SAM family heme chaperone HemW, producing the protein MARGVYIHIPFCHQICNYCDFNKFYFKNQPVDEYIEALGKEMALVTEKYPAHFRHIETIFLGGGTPTALAPQQLDKLLTLIQMYIPMDSVTEFTSEANPDELSAEKLQVLLDGGVNRLSMGVQSFDQGLLKKIGRTHSNEHVYETIALAKKIGFHNISIDLMYGLPGQTMAQWQESLNKALALDLPHFSAYSLIVEPKTIFYNQYTKGKLHLPTEDLEADMYDVLMQQMALHGRQQYEISNFAKPGFDSIHNKIYWDNDEYIGLGAGAHGYLAGVRYSNHGPLKKYMDAVLAGELPIVHQHTVTQAEKREEQMFLGLRKTEGVLHKIYEEKFQAPMMAHYSAVIENLVANGLLEHDHKGIRLTRKGRFVGNEVFQQFL
- a CDS encoding DUF4179 domain-containing protein, yielding MLADDMLRVIDLDKENRGRKKWVMAAFLLLIVASGAVLYLWWDKEVAFEAYKTEVEKTSKNSLGCLTLHEVIIDDNQILLNATFEPGKTFAPGHQLFFFPQILINGKDYMVRSGGQSIAQSTKAYTIYNSIKMDNLPKGDSLQLDIRYKDWNVETPIEEPWEFQVEASQEQLQEDRHVFTVEKKVKHVDQQEVKIDRIVSTPISTTIYFYTEQRLVNDAIPFKIQSKGGKTWHFKQPYSLNHEGTKWGSRVDALYLTEKNYKLFPVDMEGNKLGPALTIKKDD
- a CDS encoding DHH family phosphoesterase; this encodes MYKLLSHNDLDGVGCGILAKLAFQDKVKIRYNSIASLDREIEFFLENDHQNTFLFITDLSPNETNEQLLNDYYQATGNVQLLDHHKTALHFNHYEWGRVLIEDEQGLLTSATSLFYHYLVAQGLLERTAAITEFVELIRQYDTWEWEKNENFQAQRLNALFFLVSIDEFEEKMLERLKTSEHFDFDEFEKKILSMEEDKIERYIRRKKRELIQTNIGDFYVGVVYAESYLSELGNELGNDNVHLDYIAMINMGNKKMSLRTIHEHIDVSSIAAAFEGGGHQKAAGCSLTEEAYKQFVLATFHIEPIPEDAKRNRYNLKGSTFGTFYKNQHDELFMLYSKNEIDWVIEKDKIPLTHTFTSFYEAECFLKRNFQAWLVRDDVFVDYLMQEASKARHQQ
- a CDS encoding polysaccharide deacetylase family protein; this encodes MKRKIIYTGIGILFIFALAFSAYKLMNARNYQLFGNITSHIETHEKVVALTFDDGPTQNTDAILTLLDTYNVKATFFLIGKDIEENPEEAKKIAEAGHQIGNHTYSHKRMVFKSQSFIKSEIEKTDALIASIGYTETPAVRPPHGKKLIGFPYYLNKHHRKTITWNLEPDTYYTSTEDKITYIKENIQPGSIILMHPMYDTTGKELQTIEKVLQTLIDDGYTFVTIEELQKFKN
- a CDS encoding pyridoxal phosphate-dependent decarboxylase family protein → MKNIQQLFQSEDGNIQQREHFLLLLEKIMSSLDALKNPNTTTLGPIKERSANFYQELMQEHDVPAAGIGLEQVVEQLTQLMQGHPYHTRNFVTNVLPMASIPGVLGQFTTALLNGNNLWDVYGPAAAECEVKVIAMMSKLVGYDYTKSFGYTTWGGQGAVFSGLRLAIAKQFPQAKENGIPNNLYCFASENAHYSLLKSVEAVGIGSKHLVRVKAGKDHSMDVEDLRMRMTEVVENGGIPIYVVATTGATDQFGIDDVQAIKEVTTSLEKKYNLQPVHIHADSALGGFYAFFNDYDFNNNPLQLEEHVLQGLLQIQSRMQHLAIADSLCFDFQKLGQTPYLTSLFLLKEGKHLELLDIEDFDTPYVGNRGYGSYHTGYTLECSRMGSSIAIFAALQAFGKEGYQQLLANYVRVNLAFRAQLAEKIPMLQVVNAPNIGPVTAFRLYPEGLNWQAEQAGHYTQDQIEHINAMNASFFEIIGEGREEVFFGDTTRVCTVKASDTAQSVPVAAAKFFSISPYTETVHIPNMIDFLQEKLNVLEAAHHAYH